The nucleotide sequence ACCGCTACCCGGCTTATAGTCCTCTGCCCTTAAGTGGGTATAACTTCCAAATAAAGAGAGGTTTTCAATTACCTCTACCTTACCCTTTATCTCTACTCCCTCAGTTAGGGCTTTATTGTAGTTAGTGTACTTGTAAACTCCCTGCCACCAGGGCATATCTATAAGGTTCCAGACGTGGTTCTTAAAGTAGGTCACGGAGAAACTCCCCTTTAGGTACGGAATTCTCTGGTCAAACCCTACGTTCCAGCCTTCGCTAGTTTCGGCCTTTAGCTTTTCATTGCCTACCCCGGGGCCGTAGAGCTGATAGAGGGAGGGAGCCTTAAATCCGGTTCCGTACTGGGCTCTAAGTTTTGTACCTGTCAGCCTAATCTTGTAGCCTGCAGATAACTTGTAAGTGGTTTTCCCTCCAAACTGGCTGTGCCAATCTCTCCTTAGAGCTCCAGTGTAAGTTACTCCAAAGATTTCGCCGTGGAGCTCCACAAAGGCAGACCTTGTGTGAGCAGAAGACTTACTTGGGGTTTGAGCTTTCTCCTGTCTGTAGTTTAAGCCTCCCGTTAAGAAGGTATTCTCACTTAAATAGTAAACAGGCTGAAGGGAGAAGTACCTTACTACTCCAGTATAGTTGCCGTAAGGATACTCCCTCTCTTCCCTGTTGTGGCCGAACTTGGCTGAAACTGAAAGGTCGTCTGAAATTAAGAACTCTCCCTTTAAATCTGTAAAGAAGTTGTCGTAGTTAGCCTTTGCTTTAGGGTTGTAGGGAAGGGAATCGTAGTCAACGCTTCCTCCCCTAACTTTCAAGTCTCCTGTAATCCTAACCCTATCGCTGGGGCTGTACCCGTAAGAGAACCAGCCTGCCTTATACCTAAAGCCGTCGTTGTCACTCTCATAGTAGGGGCTATCTGAGTTTGTTGCGCTGAAGCCATTTGTCTTAAAGTTCTCAAATGATAGAGAGAGGAAACCCTTTTCTAGGGGAAGCCCCGCGTAGAATCTCTCCTTGAAGGTCTTATACTTCCCCCCTTCCGTAGTTAGTTTAAACTCCCTTTCTTTAGGCTTTTTAGTAATTATGTTTATGACTCCAGCAACTGCATCTGAGCCGTATAGGGCTCCCTGAGGTCCCTTAATCACCTCAATTCTCTCAACGTTTGATAGGTCTATCCACTCAAAGTTGGCCTCTCCGCCGATCCTTGAAGGGTCGTAAACGGGAACTCCGTTAACCATAACGAGGATGTGCTTTGAGGGAAGGCCCAGTGTATAAACGTTAGTAACTTGTCCTAAACCTCCGTTTGATGAAAGGTGAATTCCTGAAATGTAGGCTAAAACATCGGAGATAGAGGTAAATCCGTACTTTTTAATGTCTTCTTTTGTAATTACCTCAAAGTCCTCAGAAACAGATTCTTCAGGTACTTCAATCCTGTTTGCAGTAACTAAAACGTCTTCAGCCTTAACAGTAGAAGTTAAAAGCAGAGCAAAACTAAGGGCTAAGAGTTCTCTTCTCACCTCTACACCTCCTTATTTTTTATAAAGAGCTCTCCATCTATCAGTTTCACACTTAAAGGGCAGTCAAAGAGGGTCTCAAGGTTTTCAACCAGCTCCTCCTTTCCCCCAAAAAAGAGGAGTTTTCCATCCTTTAAACCGATGAACTTTTTACATACTGAGTAGAGGAAGGAGACGTCGTGGGAAACGATTAAAAGGCTCTTCCGGTCATAAGACATCTCCTTAACGAAGGAGGAAAGGAGGGAGATAACCGCTAAATCAAGGTAGGCTGAAGGCTCATCAAGGAGGAAAACTGAAGGCTTTAATAGGTAGAGCCTTGAAAGCAAAACTTTAACCTTCTCTCCACCGCTTAAACTGTTAAAGTTCCTATCTAAAAGAGCTGAAATACCGAACTTTTCAACGGCCAGTTCAAAACCCTTTACCCCCGTTGTTACCCAGAGGAACTCCTTAACCGTGTAGTCAAAGGGAAGGGAGAGCTCCTGAGGAAGGTAGTTAACAAGTAAAACCCTCCTGTTTAAAGGGTATGAAAGGAGCTCCTTCCCCTTTAAGAAGACCTGTCCCCTGTATCTGTAATAGCCACCTAAACACTTTAACAGAGTACTCTTACCGGCACCGTTTTTACCGACAACTCCAACAACATCCCCAGGTTCCACCTTAAAGGAGATTCCCTTTAAAACCCTAAAGGAGAGCTCCCTAACCTCTAGCACCGGAGTACCTCCAGAGAAGGTAGATAAATGCAGGAGCTCCAAAGAGGGCAGTTACAACTCCAACCGGGAGGAGAGTTGGGTAGAGAACCTCCCTTGAGAGGAACTGGGAAAAGATAAGGAGAGCCCCACCCAAAAGGTAGTTAAGGAGGATAAAGGCTTTTCCGACCCTAAAACCGAGCAATCTTACAAGGTGGGGAACAACGATTCCGACAAAACCAACAATCCCAAAGAGGGAGATAAAAACTGCAACCGGAAGGCTGAACAGGACGAGGAGCTTTAAAAGGGCTCCTTCAGAGTCTACTCCGGAAAAGTAGGCAATCTCACTTCCAAGGGGAAGGAGCTCAACTTCCCTCTTAAAGTAAAGACCTAAAACCAAAGTTAAAAGGGATAGGAGAACTAAAAGGAGAGAAACCTTTAAAGAAGGAGGAGTTATAAAACCGAGTGTAACGTAGATGGCATCTGTGAGTGTGTAGGAGGGAATGAGGGCGTAGGAAAAGAGGATTAATGCAGAAAAGAGGGCATTTATTCCAACTCCAAAAAGGAGAATGGAAAAGGTGTTCTTAAAGAGCTTTCCTGCAAACCAAATTATCAAAACCGATAGGGAAGAGAATAAAACAGCCCCAAGTTCAGGCCTTAAGTTAATCAGGAGAGAGAGA is from Thermovibrio guaymasensis and encodes:
- a CDS encoding ABC transporter ATP-binding protein; protein product: MLEVRELSFRVLKGISFKVEPGDVVGVVGKNGAGKSTLLKCLGGYYRYRGQVFLKGKELLSYPLNRRVLLVNYLPQELSLPFDYTVKEFLWVTTGVKGFELAVEKFGISALLDRNFNSLSGGEKVKVLLSRLYLLKPSVFLLDEPSAYLDLAVISLLSSFVKEMSYDRKSLLIVSHDVSFLYSVCKKFIGLKDGKLLFFGGKEELVENLETLFDCPLSVKLIDGELFIKNKEV
- a CDS encoding FecCD family ABC transporter permease — its product is MSRVGLILLFLILSSLLFLTWRVPSSEILVSFRFPELLSALSFGSTLAVSGAVFQNTLRNPLAEPYTLGVASASALGAVLSLLINLRPELGAVLFSSLSVLIIWFAGKLFKNTFSILLFGVGINALFSALILFSYALIPSYTLTDAIYVTLGFITPPSLKVSLLLVLLSLLTLVLGLYFKREVELLPLGSEIAYFSGVDSEGALLKLLVLFSLPVAVFISLFGIVGFVGIVVPHLVRLLGFRVGKAFILLNYLLGGALLIFSQFLSREVLYPTLLPVGVVTALFGAPAFIYLLWRYSGARG
- a CDS encoding TonB-dependent receptor plug domain-containing protein, which translates into the protein MRRELLALSFALLLTSTVKAEDVLVTANRIEVPEESVSEDFEVITKEDIKKYGFTSISDVLAYISGIHLSSNGGLGQVTNVYTLGLPSKHILVMVNGVPVYDPSRIGGEANFEWIDLSNVERIEVIKGPQGALYGSDAVAGVINIITKKPKEREFKLTTEGGKYKTFKERFYAGLPLEKGFLSLSFENFKTNGFSATNSDSPYYESDNDGFRYKAGWFSYGYSPSDRVRITGDLKVRGGSVDYDSLPYNPKAKANYDNFFTDLKGEFLISDDLSVSAKFGHNREEREYPYGNYTGVVRYFSLQPVYYLSENTFLTGGLNYRQEKAQTPSKSSAHTRSAFVELHGEIFGVTYTGALRRDWHSQFGGKTTYKLSAGYKIRLTGTKLRAQYGTGFKAPSLYQLYGPGVGNEKLKAETSEGWNVGFDQRIPYLKGSFSVTYFKNHVWNLIDMPWWQGVYKYTNYNKALTEGVEIKGKVEVIENLSLFGSYTHLRAEDYKPGSGWEKLARRPEFSYTVGVEGKFKGVKTSLWALHYSDREDSNGKTLGGFTTVNCYVSYEFKGGLELYAKGINLTDEDYQLAYGYNTMGRALFVGLNYAFK